From one Leishmania major strain Friedlin complete genome, chromosome 33 genomic stretch:
- a CDS encoding putative peptidase M20/M25/M40, whose amino-acid sequence MSDCHWAVIRKAVEAEWDASIIPALAAYIEVPNQSPDFDPQWATNGLLTKAFTILINWMKGQNLLGLSYELMEVEGRTPFLLVEIAGTEPTKNTLLMYGHMDKQPPLHPWGEGLDPHKAVVRDGKLYGRGGADDGYALFSAITSVSVLQRHGIPHGRVIVVIEACEESGSFDLDYYMERCKERIGNVDLMICLDSACLNYSQVWLTTSLRGVTGGVLNVQTLTESMHSGVAGGVVPDTFRIARELLDRVEDSKTGKVLFPEAYCEIPDYVVKSMESMKAVPFKEQFAMADGVSAEPGDNVELALRNFWKPSLTVTGSNLPEPQIAGNVIRTHTSLKLSLRVPPLVDAEKATQAMAKVLVANPPYGAKVWFEPEVPGDGCATPELKPWLVTALNEGSKMAYGNPLAFQGMGASIPFISMLLKAYPQAQFVVTGVLGPKSNAHGPNEFLHIEYAKGLTFAISRVVAEHFSHTPK is encoded by the coding sequence ATGAGCGACTGTCACTGGGCTGTGATTCGAAAGGCCGTGGAGGCCGAGTGGGACGCCTCCATCATTCCTGCGCTGGCCGCCTACATTGAAGTGCCGAACCAGAGCCCCGACTTCGACCCCCAGTGGGCAACGAACGGACTCTTAACGAAGGCCTTTACCATTCTGATCAACTGGATGAAGGGGCAGAACCTGCTGGGCCTCAGCTACGAGTTGATGGAGGTCGAGGGAAGGACGCcgttcctcctcgtcgagaTCGCCGGGACGGAGCCGACCAAGAACACCCTGCTCATGTACGGCCACATGGATAAGCAGCCGCCTCTCCACCCGTGGGGCGAAGGCCTTGACCCCCACAAGGCGGTCGTGCGCGATGGCAAGCTGtacggccgcggcggcgctgacgacggCTACGCGCTCTTTTCGGCCATCACGTCCGTCTCGGTGTTGCAGCGCCACGGCATTCCGCACGGTCGAGTGATCGTGGTCATTGAAGCGTGCGAAGAGTCTGGCAGCTTCGACCTGGACTACTACATGGAGCGCTGCAAGGAGCGCATCGGCAACGTGGATTTGATGATCTGCCTAGACAGCGCCTGTCTCAACTACTCGCAGGTATGGCTCACGACGTCGTTGCGTGGTGTGACGGGTGGTGTGCTGAACGTGCAGACGCTGACGGAGAGCATGCACAgtggcgtcgccggcggcgtcgtgccGGACACGTTCCGCATTGCACGTGAACTGCTGGACCGCGTCGAGGATTCAAAGACCGGAAAGGTGCTCTTCCCTGAGGCCTACTGCGAGATTCCCGACTACGTTGTCAAGTCCATGGAATCGATGAAGGCCGTGCCGTTCAAGGAGCAGTTTGCCATGGCCGACGGCGTGTCGGCAGAGCCAGGCGACAATgtggagctggcgctgcgaAACTTCTGGAAGCCGAGCCTCACCGTGACAGGGTCCAACCTGCCGGAGCCACAGATTGCCGGCAACGTAATCCGGACGCACACCTCGCTGAAGCTGTCCCTccgcgtgccgccgctggtggaCGCGGAGAAAGCTACCCAGGCCATGGCCAAGGTGCTTGTGGCCAACCCGCCGTATGGCGCTAAGGTGTGGTTTGAGCCCGAGGTTCCCGGCGATGGCTGCGCGACCCCAGAGCTGAAGCCGTGGCTCGTGACCGCGCTCAATGAGGGCAGCAAGATGGCGTACGGCAACCCGCTCGCATTCCAGGGCATGGGCGCCTCGATCCCATTCATCTCCATGCTCCTCAAAGCATACCCGCAAGCGCAGTTCGTTGTCACCGGCGTCCTCGGTCCAAAGAGCAACGCGCACGGCCCCAATGAGTTTCTGCACATCGAATACGCTAAAGGACTCACGTTCGCCATCAGCCGCGTTGTCGCCGAGCACTTCAGCCACACTCCCAAGTGA
- the CYP4 gene encoding putative cyclophilin 4 — protein sequence MHSEALVISYFLRSCSLKVSLPPKMLRRTFLSAERRIPFYPINSNNPIVFFDISIGSQPAGRVEMELFKDVVPKTAENFRALCTGEKGVGRSGKPLWFKGSRFHRVIPQFMCQGGDFTAGNGTGGESIYGHKFPDESFAGRAGRHFGPGTLSMANAGPNTNGSQFFICTAPTDWLDGKHVVFGQVTKGYDVIMKVETQGSQSGATRQPITVTDCGEIKQE from the coding sequence atgcactcAGAAGCACTGGTGATATCCTATTTCTTGAGATCTTGTTCACTGAAAGTGTCCCTCCCTCCAAAAATGCTTCGCCGTACCTTTCTAAGCGCTGAGCGCAGGATTCCGTTCTACCCGATCAACTCGAATAACCCCATCGTGTTCTTCGACATCTCTATCGGATCGCAGCCGGCAGGGCGTGTCGAGATGGAGCTCTTCAAGGACGTCGTGCCGAAGACGGCCGAGAACTTCCGCGCGCTTTGCACCGGTGAGAAGGGTGTTGGCCGCTCTGGCAAGCCTCTCTGGTTCAAGGGAAGCCGTTTCCACCGCGTTATACCACAGTTCATGTGCCAGGGTGGCGATTTCACTGCCGGCAACGGCACCGGTGGCGAGTCCATCTACGGTCACAAGTTTCCTGATGAGTCCTTTGCCGGACGTGCCGGAAGGCATTTTGGCCCGGGCACGCTGTCAATGGCTAATGCCGGCCCCAACACAAACGGCTCTCAATTCTTCATCTGCACCGCTCCCACCGACTGGCTGGACGGGAAGCATGTCGTGTTCGGCCAGGTCACCAAGGGCTATGACGTCATCATGAAGGTGGAGACTCAGGGCAGCCAATCTGGTGCTACCCGCCAGCCCATCACGGTCACTGACTGTGGTGAGATCAAGCAAGAGTAG
- a CDS encoding UDP-GlcNAc:PI a1-6 GlcNAc-transferase: protein MGQHRVALVSDFFFPGFGGVEVHIYNLALCLMRRGHKIIIITRAYGDRVGIRYYTNGLKVYYLPMLAAKLPPGSVTLPTWLGAFPMLRTIFIRERITVIHGHQTTSNMCHEAIFHAGTMGIKTCFTDHSLFGFADAASININKVLVWSLRTVDQVICVSNTSRENTVLRARIAPQRASVIPNATDTSAFTPPDDLKYKSWASKIDKEGLTIVVITRLVYRKGADLFVDVIPEICRRHPDIKWVIGGDGPRRSQLEQMIERHNLMNRVKMLGALKHSDVKSVLNQGQIFLNCSLTEAFCIALIEAASCGLLCVSTKVGGVPEVLPPPMLLLADADPSSIVAALEEAINDVPHHSPWTLHDNCKQFYSWDWVAERTERVYDRIMEMPTLSLYERLMNYASVGPLFGLVCWMLCSLDWILYRLMEYWIPTETIDIAPDFPMSFYLRNKEKIMKKNGE, encoded by the coding sequence ATGGGGCAGCATCGTGTTGCGTTAGTTTCCGACTTCTTCTTCCCCGGGTTTGGTGGAGTGGAGGTGCACATCTACAATTTAGCTCTGTGTCTGATGCGGAGAGGGCACAAGATCATCATAATCACCCGTGCCTATGGGGACCGCGTTGGGATTCGCTATTACACAAATGGGCTGAAAGTGTATTATTTGCCGATGCTTGCGGCAAAGCTGCCTCCCGGCTCTGTGACGCTGCCGACGTGGCTCGGTGCGTTTCCGATGCTGCGCACTATCTTCATTCGTGAGCGCATCACTGTTATACATGGTCACCAGACCACTTCCAATATGTGCCACGAGGCGATATTCCACGCCGGCACCATGGGCATCAAGACGTGCTTCACCGACCACTCGCTCTTTGGGTTTGCCGATGCGGCGTCCATCAACATCAACAAGGTGCTTGTGTGGAGTCTGCGTACAGTTGACCAGGTGATCTGTGTCAGCAACACTTCTCGCGAAAACACCGTTCTGCGCGCGCGGATCGCACCGCAGCGGGCAAGCGTGATCCCGAACGCCACCGACACCTCCGCCTTCACCCCGCCTGACGATCTCAAGTACAAGTCGTGGGCATCGAAGATTGACAAGGAGGGGTTGACCATTGTAGTCATCACCAGGCTTGTATATCGCAAAGGCGCGGACCTCTTTGTCGACGTCATCCCTGAAATATGTCGGCGCCATCCGGATATCAAGTGGGTgatcggcggcgacggaccGCGACGCTCGCAGCTCGAGCAGATGATTGAGCGACACAATTTGATGAACCGGGTGAAGATGCTCGGTGCACTGAAGCACTCTGACGTGAAGAGTGTCTTGAACCAGGGTCAGATCTTCCTGAATTGCAGTTTGACAGAGGCATTTTGCATTGCGCTCATCgaggcggcgtcgtgcgGTTTACTGTGCGTGTCCACAAAAGTCGGAGGCGTCCCGGAGGTTCTCCCGCCGCCTATGTTGCTTTTGGCGGATGCTGACCCGTCATCCATCGTTGCCGCTTTGGAGGAAGCCATCAACGACGTGCCGCACCACTCACCATGGACACTGCACGACAACTGCAAGCAGTTCTATAGCTGGGATTGGGTGGCGGAGCGCACCGAGCGCGTCTACGACCGCATTATGGAAATGCCGACGCTGTCCTTGTACGAACGGTTGATGAACTACGCATCTGTCGGGCCTCTCTTTGGACTCGTGTGCTGGATGCTCTGCTCCTTGGATTGGATTCTGTATAGATTGATGGAATACTGGATCCCAACAGAAACTATTGACATTGCGCCGGATTTCCCCATGTCCTTCTACCTGCGCAACAAGGAGAAGATTATGAAGAAGAACGGCGAGTAG